GAAACTCATGGTGGTCTTACCTTTCATGCTCTCTGCTTTCTCTGCAGGCCCTGCTGTGTGAGTAACTAAATCTCAGTCCATCTAAGGCAACAATCCATAGTCTATATGCTACGATTGCCAGTTTCTAGTGTCTATGGGTATTCCCTGAGGTCCACAACTTCTCTACTGCGAGCCTCACCTGCGGTATCTACGGTTTTTAAACAACAGCGTCGAAGCTTCTCGGTGGAGCCTACCACCATAGTCAATGTGCTTACAGAATCAGTCGAACATATACATGCTTTCACAGGATTGCCTTGGTGGGCAGTCATACCGTTGACGACGTTCACGCTTCGAGGAGTGTGGACACTTCCGTTGGCAGTGATGCAAAGGCTTCGAGTACAGAAGCAGAACGCTCTCAGGCCCATAGTGGCAGCAACAGGACCCATCTTGAGGTCAAAATTGGCCAAAGAGGCCGCCAAGGCAGCTAAGGTGGCCACGAAACTGACCACCGCTGCTCTTTCGATGTCTCCCACAAAGAATATGAAGTATGATGAAATCATGGTGCTCTCAGCGAAAGAGACCAGGAAAAGACAGAAGAAGCTATTCAAAGACCACGGCGTGCAGCTATACAAGaacttttttcttcctgcTGCTCAGGTTCCTCTTTGGGTATGCATGTCGTTGACATTCCGAAACTTGAGCGGATGGTCGACGTGGGACAGTCTTGCAAACAAACCACTAGACCCCACACTTTATAACGAGGGAGCGCTCTGGTTTAATGATCTCACATCTCTCGACCCTTTGCATGCATTTCCTATTGCCATAGGTATAGTGGCTTTGCTCAACGTAGAGTGGACTTTCAAGACGTTTCAGATGATGAAGCCGCCAGGGCGCAAGCGGGCATCTCGACCCACCATCTTCGACTCCTTGGGCAACTTGTCTCGAATGGGTGTTGTGTTTCTTATGGCCATCTCCTTGCACGCTCCCACGGCACTTACGCTATACTGGCTCAGCTCACAAATATTTTCGTTGATTCAAAACGTTTTATTGGATCTTGTTTTCCCATTGAACTACACTCCATATAAGCGTGTGGACTTCAAGCAGCTGAAATCCCCCACCGCCAAGCTGGTGATTCTGTAAATACATATAACCACGAAGACGACCATATAGAATTTAAAAATGACCTAGATTCTGATTTTGAGTACTCGAGATGTCTTATttacattttgcagccaattctGCTGATTACTAGACGCGCGCATTAGTTACCATCTATACTATGGTTGACTACAAGTTCTCTTTGACTAAAGCTGCTGAAACACTTTACCCTAAAATCATAGATGAGCTATCTTCACAAATTCTGAAAAAGTACTCGCAAGAAAAATGGGACTTTTCGCAATTGGACAAATGGCGAAGTGTGGACTTTCCGAAAGTGCTCGCTAAGAGACACGCCAAGGGAGACTTGAACATCAAAAAGGACGAATTGGCCTTGCTCATGGACTGGAAACTTGCTAAAGGAAAGTTCAGACCAGCTCTTCCGAAACTTATACGAGATAATGCAGAAAGTACGGTTGAAAATGTTACAAGGGAAGGTTTTGAAGCTTTCATCAAGTATGCGCTAACGATATCAAGCTGGAATGACATTGATGTATCACACTATTGTGCTGCTCTTCgcttgagcttgaagaaattgaccGAATTAAGAGGCGTGGGACCTGCTACTGCCAGCTTGCTTTTGTCCTTACTTGCCGAAGTGACACCGCTGGCACCGGCTTTTTTCAGTGATGAAGCATTCATGTATTTTGTTCAAGAGCCTCTTCACCCTGGCCAATCGATAAAGTATAATCTCAAGGAATACGTTGATGAATACATTTCTTTGCTTATTTCAGTAGCGAGAAAATTCCAAATTACTTCGCTAAACGAGCTAGAGAGGGGCGCATGGGCATTGAAACTGTACGATTTACATCATATAAACAAGTATGCTGCAGTCGAGCTTCCCTCAGACATCGATATAGGTGCTACTGAAAAGTTTGCTATAGCAAGTGAGTTTGCAGTTGATGCATCAAAAACGTCGACAAAGAAACGCaagacttcaacaaaaagtgAAGCCGCAAACAAAAAGGTGAAAAAGGAAACCTAGATGTCAATATACTGATGCTCGTAATTCACAAGCTTGTAAGTATTGTCATTCTCGGCGCAAAGACTGTTGATATTGTTGCCAGCACTTTGTATCAAGTGTTCTAATTTAGAAACCTTTTCAAAGTTGAGCAGCTCTAGTATCGCAGCATTAAGCCTCCCTGCTAGTTTTTCCACTTCATTATCCTGAGAGTCAAGCTGTTTTTGAGCTAATGGCATTTCGCTCAACTGCTCTCTGTTTTGTATTAAAACAACTCCTGAAAACTTTGCAATTCTCGCTTCTACGGCAGCGTTACCTGAGGCCAGCTTAGATAACATTTCTCCATATTTGACAATGGCCTTCAAGAGTTCTTCTTCCGACATTTCTCCCGAACTGAAATTGAACTCATGACCATATTTTAGGTTGAGGTATTTTTTCACAAGTGAAACATAGTGCTGAAAGCGTAAATCGAACAAAAATTGGTCTAATGATTTGAGATTAGGATAGGTTTGAGCGAGAAATTCAGCTGCCTGTAAAAAGTAGTGCTCGCTTATCATCTTTCGGATCTTTTGCCTTTCGACAGCGTGCGATTCTTCCACAAGAGTGTCCTGTTGGCCATTCATTTCCATTGGCACATCGTCTCGTGTATGGGATGTGAGGTCCTGAATATCTGAATTAAAAGCTTGTAGTGTTTCCAAATATCCATGTTGAATCAAATACCCCTTTATGAATTCGTTCAATACCTCTGGATCATTTCGGATGTCAGAAACGGCTTTCTCAAACGAGTGGTCATTGGCGAACGTCAAATCTGGGCCTGATTGGccctcttcaacaagcttaCTTGAAAGCTCCTCAGCTTGCATCTCGGTGAACTTTTGAACGTAGCGATTGATATTGAActcaaactccttcaaTCCAAAGTTAGTTCTCACAACTGTCTCGGGAAGTTCTCCTTCGGCGAGCTCCTTAGGAAGCTCTGAGAGCTGAAAGCCTATCATAGGGAATAAAGAGCCCATTTTCATATCATGCTCGAAGATGCTATCTTTGTGTCTGTTGGATTCGATCATCTCTTTTGCAGtgatttctttgacaaTGATGCCATTCAATGTGATGAAAAGCGTTTTATTGATAAAATTCACACCACAGCCAACTATGTCTGTCTTGTAGCGTTTCTTTACTCTGTCATTGCTGCTGGAGTGAACACTGAAGGGTACTTCAACGTCAATCTTGCTTGTATCTTGGTCGGCTGGGGTCTGTCTATTGAATTGCGAAAACCTTCTGTTGGTATTTAACGAAGACGTTCTGTAAGTGCTGTCTCCGTGTTTAATGGATGCATATGAGCACGTGTTATTGAAATTAACAGCAAAGCTGCCTTCGAAAGACACTCCAGGCTCAGCCCCGAGAAAAGTGAGGGTATCGTCATCGATCCTTTTGTTGTAAACATTTTGGTTATAATATGAGATCTTGCTTTGTACATCTTTCAAATCCAAACTCTGGTGGTTTATCCCGGTGGTTGTGTTGGTAGGCATCTTGTCGAAACGAACTTTGCGCTTTGTGTATCCAAGGGTGAAGAGCAAGGATGAACCAGCGGCCAACAGTGAGCCATTAAGACATATTAACGGCTTATAATCTGAAGCTGCAGTGGCAATCTGATCCACCAGCACCTCATAGTAATAAATGCCACATTTCTCTTGCACGTCATTGTTAGCAAGGAAGTTGAAGTAGCGTTTCTTACGGTAGAGGTCCTCCAAGGGTAGTCTATCACGCTGTAGCTTAAATTTTAGCAAGGAGTACCCCGTGGAGGTGTCGATCTCCATAGCCAAATTCTTTTCCAAATGCTCTAAATGCTTATCAACGGAGAGTGGTGTCCAGTACATTGGCAAGGGAGAAAGAAACGACT
This DNA window, taken from Candidozyma auris chromosome 7, complete sequence, encodes the following:
- a CDS encoding membrane insertase COX18, whose product is MQRLRVQKQNALRPIVAATGPILRSKLAKEAAKAAKVATKSTTAALSMSPTKNMKYDEIMVLSAKETRKRQKKLFKDHGVQLYKNFFLPAAQVPLWVCMSLTFRNLSGWSTWDSLANKPLDPTLYNEGALWFNDLTSLDPLHAFPIAIGIVALLNVEWTFKTFQMMKPPGRKRASRPTIFDSLGNLSRMGVVFLMAISLHAPTALTLYWLSSQIFSLIQNVLLDLVFPLNYTPYKRVDFKQSKSPTAKSVIS
- a CDS encoding glucose-induced degradation complex subunit, encoding MAELVYVVPPYLLNTCVGLDLQREVAAIDANLAARNVFSPSKQVHFRQPSDIETSKHGFCNDPTVNSMIKEKLMDKFAVLGMLGSSPADKVPDDYLYELYEIFKERLSMAQENGSSNEANMTGNSRNATPDHSTNGSGDAVHKKSAFWSSKLGEVTFGPSFLGNINSCLSNYSLEALINWAKESSEHKYSFFPSLMVGQQSFLSPLPMYWTPLSVDKHLEHLEKNLAMEIDTSTGYSLLKFKLQRDRLPLEDLYRKKRYFNFLANNDVQEKCGIYYYEVSVDQIATAASDYKPLICLNGSSLAAGSSLLFTLGYTKRKVRFDKMPTNTTTGINHQSLDLKDVQSKISYYNQNVYNKRIDDDTLTFLGAEPGVSFEGSFAVNFNNTCSYASIKHGDSTYRTSSLNTNRRFSQFNRQTPADQDTSKIDVEVPFSVHSSSNDRVKKRYKTDIVGCGVNFINKTLFITLNGIIVKEITAKEMIESNRHKDSIFEHDMKMGSLFPMIGFQLSELPKELAEGELPETVVRTNFGLKEFEFNINRYVQKFTEMQAEELSSKLVEEGQSGPDLTFANDHSFEKAVSDIRNDPEVLNEFIKGYLIQHGYLETLQAFNSDIQDLTSHTRDDVPMEMNGQQDTLVEESHAVERQKIRKMISEHYFLQAAEFLAQTYPNLKSLDQFLFDLRFQHYVSLVKKYLNLKYGHEFNFSSGEMSEEELLKAIVKYGEMLSKSASGNAAVEARIAKFSGVVLIQNREQLSEMPLAQKQLDSQDNEVEKLAGRLNAAILESLNFEKVSKLEHLIQSAGNNINSLCAENDNTYKLVNYEHQYIDI